GGCTAACGACCTCGACGAGCGCACCAAACAATACGGCCGCGAAATCTTCGCCCGGCTCGACCGACAGGGGCCGGTGCTGTTCACGCGCGCCTGGCTCGAAGACAAACTCATGGGTTTGGGGATGCACGACCCCGCCCTCAAGGTGCAACTGTTCCGCTTCGTGGACACACTGCCGTACTTGAAGCAGCCCGCGGAGGTGTCGCGGCACTTGCGCGAGTATCTGGGCGAAGCGAAAGACGAGTTACCCTGGTGGGCGCGGTGGGGCACGCGACTCATCCCGAATAGTGGCATTTTGGGGCAGGGGCTCGCGTTCGCATCACAGCGCGGCGCGGAGCAGATGGCCCGGAAATTCATCGCCGGGTCGAACGTGGGGGAGGCCGTCGAAGCCGTTCGCGCGATGCGCGACCGCCGGCTGGCGTTCACCATTGATTTGCTGGGCGAAGCCACGATCACCGAAGTCGAAGCGGATCACGTTCAGAAGCAGTATTTGGACTTGCTCACGGGTTTAACGCGCGAAGTCAATGCGTGGCCCGAAGAGCCGACCATCGACCGCGACGACCGCGGGCCGATCCCGCGCGTGAACGTGTCGGTGAAGCTGTCCGCGCTGTTCAGCCAGTTCGACCCGATCGACCCGGAAGGGACGTCGCGGGCCGTGTGTCGGCGCCTGCGGCCGATCCTAAGTTTGGCGAAGCAGACCGGCGCGTTCGTCAACTTCGACATGGAGCAGCACAGCTTCAAGGACGTCACGCTGAAGATCTTCCGCGACATCCTCACGGAGCCGGAGTTCCGCGACTGGCCGAGTGTCGGGATCGCGATTCAGGCGTACTTGAAGGATACTGAGGCCGATCTCCACGCGCTGCTCGACTGGGCGAAGAACGTTCGCAAAACGCCGGTGTGGATTCGCTTGGTGAAGGGCGCGTACTGGGACTACGAAACCGTGATCGCGGCGCAGAATCACTGGCCGGTCCCGGTGTTCACGAAGAAGTGGGAATCGGACGCCAACTTCGAGAAACTGACCGAGTTCCTGCTCGCGAACGTGGAGTGGCTGATCCCCGCGTTCGGGTCGCACAACATTCGGAGCATCTCGCACGCGATGGCGGTGGCCGAGAAGCTCGGCGTCCCGCCGCGCCGGTACGAGTTCCAGATGCTCTACGGCATGGCCGACGCGATCAAGGAATCGATCCAGTCGCTCGGTCAGCGGGTCCGCATCTACACGCCCTACGGTCAACTGCTCCCCGGCATGGCGTATCTCGTCCGCCGGCTGCTCGAGAACTCGTCGAACGATTCGTTCTTGCGGCAGGGCTTCTCCGAGGGCTTGTCGGAAGAAGTGCTGCTCACGGACCCGGCGACCAATCGGCGCGCGCTGCCCGCCGAATCCCCCAACATCCCAACCACATCCATGACCGCAACGCATCCGCCCGCACACACCGAAAGCACCAATCACGCACCGGCCCCCGTGAGCGGCGCGCCCGCCGCGTTTATCAACGAGCCGCTCACCGACTTCTCCGTGGAAGCGAATCGCGTGGCGATGAAGGCCGCGCTCGATCAGGTTCGCGCGGAGTTCGGCCGCACGTACCCCATCGTAATTGACAACAAGCCGCTGCCGGTCACGAAGACGCTCGATCGCGAGAACCCGTCGCGCAAGTCGGAACTGATCGGCAAGGTCGCAATGGCCAACGTCGAGCAGGCGAAGCTCGCGGTGAAGTCGTGCCTCACGGCGTTCGACACTTGGCGCGACACGAGCGTCGAAACTCGCGCCAAGCTGCTCCGCGACGTGGCCGAGCAGTTCCGCAAGCGCCGGTTCGAGCTGTCCGCGTGGATCGTGTACGAGACCGGCAAGCCGTGGCGCGAGTCCGATGCGGACGTGGCGGAAGCCATCGACTTCTGCGAATACTACGCGGTCGAAATGCTGAAGCTCGGCGCGACGCAGCACCGCGACGTTCCGGGCGAGGACAACCGGTACTTCTACGAGCCGCGCGGCGTGTCCGTAATCATCGCACCGTGGAACTTCCCGCTCGCGATTCTCGCGGGTATGGCGACCGCCGCGATCGTCAGCGGGAACACGGTCATTCTCAAGCCCGCGGAACAGTCCGGGATCATCGGCGCGAAGCTGATGGAGTGCCTCCAGGCTGCGGGCGTTCCCCCAGGGGTCGCGAATTTCCTGCCCGGGGACGGCGAAGAAATCGGGCCGACGCTCGTGCAGCACCCGGATGTGGCGCTGATCGCGTTCACCGGGTCGCTGAAGGTCGCGCTGCTCATCAACGAGCAGGCCTCGAAGACGCCCGGCGGTCAGAACTTCGTGAAGAAGGTCATCGCCGAGATGGGCGGCAAGAACGCGGTCATCGTGGACTCGGACGCGGACCTCGACGAAGCGGTGAAGGGCGTGGTCGATTCGGCGTTCGGGTTCGGTGGGCAGAAGTGCTCGGCCGGGTCGCGTGCGATCGTGCTGGACGGCATCTATGACCAGTTCCTGAACCGGCTCGTGGAAGCGACGAAGTCACTCGCGGTGAAGGCCGCGGACGATCCGGGGTGCTCGCTCGGTCCGGTCATTGATGCCGAGGCCCGGGGCCGCATCCTGAAGTTCATCGAAGCGGGTAAGAAAGAGGCGAAACTCGCGCACCAGACCGACCTCGGCGCGCTGATGGAGCAGGGGCACTTCATCCCGCCGACGATCTTCGCGAACGTGCCGGAGAATGCCGGGATCGCACAAGAAGAGATCTTCGGGCCGGTGCTGTCGGTGATCCGCGCGAAGGACCTGGACGACGCGCTTCGCATCGCGAACGGCACGCGGTACGCGCTCACGGGCGGGTGCTACAGCCGCAGCCCGAGCCACCTCGAAAAGGTGAAGCGGAAGTTCCGCGTGGGCAACCTGTACATCAACCGCAAATGCACCGGCGCGCTGGTGGACCGGCAACCGTTCGGGGGCTTCAAGCTCAGCGGGATCGGCTCGAAGGCCGGCGGCCCGGACTACCTGCTCCAGTTCGTGCTCCCGCGCACGATCACCGAGAACCAGATGCGCCGCGGGTTCGCCCCGGAAACGGGCACGGGGGAGTGAGCCGGAAAAAAGGAGGGTTAGGGGAGTGGGTGCGGCTCTTGCTCTCCGTCGAGCAAGAGGCCGTTGCCGAACCGAGTTTCGAGGAGTTGCCGCGTTTCTGGTGGGCAGTTCGTGAACTCAGGACCGTCATCATCGTCGTAGCGGTTCTCACGTAAATCGAGAACAGAGAGCGATTGCAGATTTGGTGATGACGCCAGTATCTGCAACCCTCGGGGGCTGATGCAATTGCCAGACAGATTCAAATGCCGAACGGAGTTGAGCTGTTTCGAGGAGACGAGTAATTCGACACCTGTAGAAGCCAATAAGGTGCTCCGAAGCCACAGAGATTCCAGCCTTTTAACGAGTCGCCCTTTCAGCAGTTTCGCAATCCAATCGGTTCCGTCAGCAGATTCCCAGTTGCACCAATTGTGCGAAAGGTCGAGATGCCGCAGCGCGGGCAGGCTTCGAGTTTTACTCAGAAGTTCGATACCGTCTAGCTCCAAATGCCCGTTATCATCGTCGGCGATTAACTCAAGACGCACCAGATTCTTGAGGAACTTCGAGCCGAAGAAAACCGCCAACTCAGGGGTTTCATACCCAGACCTGTCGAGGCTGAGTTCCCGCACCTGAAGGAGTTTGGAACACGCCGCAAGTTTGTGGTAGTCCCACTGATGGTAGAAGGCGATCCGCTGAATTGGCGCGCAACGGAACAACTCGACCGCACGATCCGCGAATGCTTCTTTCTCCTCATTGATTTGCACGCCGTAAGGGAACCCACGTCGATACTCAATGCCCTGGAAACTTCGGAGCGTGGGTTTCTGGTATGCCACTAGAGCGAAGCCAAGCGATCTCAGCGGCTCCGACCACTTTTCGCCATGCGCGGCAAGTAGTACGCTTTCGCGTTCCTTCAAGACAGTGTCCGTACTCCCACGGGCCACCGCAATCTGCGTGCGGATGAACTCCGCCTGCGCTTCGTCGCCGTGCTCTTGAAGCCAGTCGGCGAACACGAGGCGCGGGGTATCATCATCGGGGTTGTCGCAGATCGCGCGCAACAAGGCTTCGCGTTCGTTCATTAACGCCTCTCCGGAACGGCACTTGGGAACAAAGTAGCCGATTTCAGCGGCGCAAGTAAATTTCCCGCCGGTCCGAGCGAATACGATTGCGTATGGGCCGTAGAAACGGCTACATTTTCAACGGACACCCTACACCCGACGGCGGGTCCGATCATGGTAGACGACTACAACCGAGACGACCGCCGGCGCGGGGGCAGCGACGAACGGTACGACCGTGCCCGGCGCTTCGAGCGAGCGCGCCGGCGCTACGACGAGGAGTATCGCACCCCGCGCAAGGAGACGAGTACCCTCGGCGTCATCGCGTTCGTTATGGGCCTCTTGGCGCTTGTTATCAGCCTGATTCCGTGCTTCGGCGCGTTCGCGATTTTCGCGGGCGGAATCCCACTGGTGCTCGCGCTCGCGTCCGTTCTGATCGCCCGGGGCTCCAATCAGAAGATGGGCTTCCCCGTTGCGGCCACAGCTGTGAGTGGAAGCGCGGTCGCGTTCTCGTTGATGTGGCTCGCGGTCATTGGGTCCATGATGGACAACAGAGCCGCCAAGCGGCCCGCCCCTCCGCTCCCCGTGCCGCCTCCCCCCCAAGTGCGAGTGAACCCGCCCCTCAAGAAGCCGGACGAGAACAAGCTCGACGACGAGAAGTTCCAGAAGCAACTGCTCGAAGACCTCGCGAAGGATCGCATCAAGGAACGGATTCGCAACGGCCCGGGCGAGCCGGTGACGGCCGGAACGCTTGAAACGGATTACCTCACGAACGTGGTCGCGGCGGAATCGCGGTACAAGGACAAGGTGCTCGAAGTCACCGGTAAAGTGGTGCGCGTGATCCGCGAGGACGGCAAATTGCAGTACCTCCTCGAACTCGACACGGGCGAACCGACCAAGACGGTGAACTGCGAATTCAACGAGCAAACGAAGCACCCGCTCACTTCGATCAAGCGCGGCCAGGAGGTGAAGGTACGCGGGCAGTGCGTCGGGCGCGTCGATGCCTTCGTGACGCTCAAAGATTGCGTTCTGGCGAAGTGATCGGGCCAGAGCGGACAACTCGCTATTCTCTTACCGCGGGTGCTGGAAGCGCCCGCGGTTTGTGTTGTGGGGCGATCGCCACCACGGGTAACCCGAGCAGGCGCTTCACCGGAATGAATTCGCCCACGTCGTTCCCTTCAATGCGGTGACCGATCCACTGGAGCAGGTAGCCCGCCACAATCGCCCCCGCCCCCCAATACCACTCCGCCACAAACAGCAGCGGCAGGCCCGCGAACGCGAGCGGGATGCCGAGCATGTGAATCCAGTAGTTCGCCGGGGTCTGGTGCCGGTCCAGCCAGTTGCGCCGGGCGCGGCCCGCCAGCGCCAGCATCTTGCGCGCGATCGGAAAACGGTAACTCATGCGATCAGTTTCAAGTTCCCGGTTCCAAGTTTCAAGTTGTTCCGCGCCGCGACTTGGCGAACCCGCCCGGAACCGACAGACTGACTGGGACGCGGACACCCGGAACTTTCGGAACTGGAACTCCCATGATCGCACCCTCAATTCTGGCCGCCGACTTCTCCAGGCTCGGCGAACTCGTGCGCGAGGTCACAAAGGCCGGGGCCGACCGTATTCACGTCGACGTGATGGACGGGCACTTCGTCCCCAATCTGAGCATGGGTTCGGTCGTCGTGAAGGGACTGCGCCCGGTCACCACGATCCCGCTCGAAGTTCACCTGATGGTCGAAGACCCGGGCCGGTTCCTCGACGGGTTCGTCAAGGAGGGCGCGGACACGCTCATCGTTCACCTGGAAGTGCTCGCGGACCCGCGGCCGATGCTCGAACATATCAAGAAGGCGCTCGGGAAGAAGGTGGGGCTGGCGTTCAACCCGGACATGCCCGTTGAGCGCATCGAGCCGTACCTGCGCGACATCGATCTCGCGCTCTGCATGACCGTGTTCCCCGGCTTCGGCGGTCAGGCGTTCATCCCCGATAGCCTCGAACGGCTGAAGAAGCTCCGCGCGCTCGTGAACGAACACAACCCGGCGTGCGAGATCGAGGTGGACGGCGGAATCGACGCGCGGACGATCGGCGCCGCCGCCGCCGCGGGCGCGAACGTGTTCGTTGCGGGCACCGCGGTGTTCGGCGCCCCTCCCGGACCGGCTGCCGCCTTGCAGAACCTCGCGAAGTTGGCGGGCAGTCGTTCGGGCGAACGGCCGGTGTGAGCCGGCCGGTGAGAACTTTGCTCGTGAGTTGGTTGATGAGAACTGGCGTTTGGCAACACCCGGGAGTTTCCACCGGCCGGCTCACACCGGCCGTTCGCCCGGAACTCAGTGCCGCCACTCGATACCGAAGTTGACCGACTGCACCCAGAAGTCGGTGAGCGC
The Gemmata palustris DNA segment above includes these coding regions:
- the pruA gene encoding L-glutamate gamma-semialdehyde dehydrogenase, which codes for MANDLDERTKQYGREIFARLDRQGPVLFTRAWLEDKLMGLGMHDPALKVQLFRFVDTLPYLKQPAEVSRHLREYLGEAKDELPWWARWGTRLIPNSGILGQGLAFASQRGAEQMARKFIAGSNVGEAVEAVRAMRDRRLAFTIDLLGEATITEVEADHVQKQYLDLLTGLTREVNAWPEEPTIDRDDRGPIPRVNVSVKLSALFSQFDPIDPEGTSRAVCRRLRPILSLAKQTGAFVNFDMEQHSFKDVTLKIFRDILTEPEFRDWPSVGIAIQAYLKDTEADLHALLDWAKNVRKTPVWIRLVKGAYWDYETVIAAQNHWPVPVFTKKWESDANFEKLTEFLLANVEWLIPAFGSHNIRSISHAMAVAEKLGVPPRRYEFQMLYGMADAIKESIQSLGQRVRIYTPYGQLLPGMAYLVRRLLENSSNDSFLRQGFSEGLSEEVLLTDPATNRRALPAESPNIPTTSMTATHPPAHTESTNHAPAPVSGAPAAFINEPLTDFSVEANRVAMKAALDQVRAEFGRTYPIVIDNKPLPVTKTLDRENPSRKSELIGKVAMANVEQAKLAVKSCLTAFDTWRDTSVETRAKLLRDVAEQFRKRRFELSAWIVYETGKPWRESDADVAEAIDFCEYYAVEMLKLGATQHRDVPGEDNRYFYEPRGVSVIIAPWNFPLAILAGMATAAIVSGNTVILKPAEQSGIIGAKLMECLQAAGVPPGVANFLPGDGEEIGPTLVQHPDVALIAFTGSLKVALLINEQASKTPGGQNFVKKVIAEMGGKNAVIVDSDADLDEAVKGVVDSAFGFGGQKCSAGSRAIVLDGIYDQFLNRLVEATKSLAVKAADDPGCSLGPVIDAEARGRILKFIEAGKKEAKLAHQTDLGALMEQGHFIPPTIFANVPENAGIAQEEIFGPVLSVIRAKDLDDALRIANGTRYALTGGCYSRSPSHLEKVKRKFRVGNLYINRKCTGALVDRQPFGGFKLSGIGSKAGGPDYLLQFVLPRTITENQMRRGFAPETGTGE
- a CDS encoding TIGR02996 domain-containing protein, whose translation is MNEREALLRAICDNPDDDTPRLVFADWLQEHGDEAQAEFIRTQIAVARGSTDTVLKERESVLLAAHGEKWSEPLRSLGFALVAYQKPTLRSFQGIEYRRGFPYGVQINEEKEAFADRAVELFRCAPIQRIAFYHQWDYHKLAACSKLLQVRELSLDRSGYETPELAVFFGSKFLKNLVRLELIADDDNGHLELDGIELLSKTRSLPALRHLDLSHNWCNWESADGTDWIAKLLKGRLVKRLESLWLRSTLLASTGVELLVSSKQLNSVRHLNLSGNCISPRGLQILASSPNLQSLSVLDLRENRYDDDDGPEFTNCPPETRQLLETRFGNGLLLDGEQEPHPLP
- a CDS encoding OB-fold protein encodes the protein MVDDYNRDDRRRGGSDERYDRARRFERARRRYDEEYRTPRKETSTLGVIAFVMGLLALVISLIPCFGAFAIFAGGIPLVLALASVLIARGSNQKMGFPVAATAVSGSAVAFSLMWLAVIGSMMDNRAAKRPAPPLPVPPPPQVRVNPPLKKPDENKLDDEKFQKQLLEDLAKDRIKERIRNGPGEPVTAGTLETDYLTNVVAAESRYKDKVLEVTGKVVRVIREDGKLQYLLELDTGEPTKTVNCEFNEQTKHPLTSIKRGQEVKVRGQCVGRVDAFVTLKDCVLAK
- a CDS encoding Mpo1-like protein; protein product: MSYRFPIARKMLALAGRARRNWLDRHQTPANYWIHMLGIPLAFAGLPLLFVAEWYWGAGAIVAGYLLQWIGHRIEGNDVGEFIPVKRLLGLPVVAIAPQHKPRALPAPAVRE
- the rpe gene encoding ribulose-phosphate 3-epimerase → MIAPSILAADFSRLGELVREVTKAGADRIHVDVMDGHFVPNLSMGSVVVKGLRPVTTIPLEVHLMVEDPGRFLDGFVKEGADTLIVHLEVLADPRPMLEHIKKALGKKVGLAFNPDMPVERIEPYLRDIDLALCMTVFPGFGGQAFIPDSLERLKKLRALVNEHNPACEIEVDGGIDARTIGAAAAAGANVFVAGTAVFGAPPGPAAALQNLAKLAGSRSGERPV